In the Microtus pennsylvanicus isolate mMicPen1 chromosome 6, mMicPen1.hap1, whole genome shotgun sequence genome, one interval contains:
- the S100z gene encoding protein S100-Z encodes MPTQLEMAMDTMIRIFHRYSCKEGDRFKLNKGELKMLLQRELTEFLTCQKDPQLVDKIMQDLDANKDNEVDFNEFVVMVAALTVACNDYFVEQLKKKGK; translated from the exons ATGCCCACCCAGCTGGAGATGGCCATGGACACGATGATTCGAATCTTCCACCGGTACTCCTGCAAAGAGGGGGACAGGTTCAAGCTCAACAAAGGAGAACTGAAGATGCTATTACAGCGGGAGCTCACAGAATTCCTCACG tgccAAAaggatccccagttggtggataAGATAATGCAGGACCTGGACGCCAATAAGGACAACGAAGTGGATTTTAATGAATTTGTGGTCATGGTGGCAGCGCTGACAGTCGCTTGTAATGATTACTTTGTAGAGCAactgaagaagaaaggcaaataa